The genomic region GCGCGTTCAGCTAGAAACTTTTTATCCATTGTGAAGGTGTAATAATCCCAGTAATGCTGCGCTACCCAAGCATTGTTACCAATCATATGCAGTAGGTGAGGTGAGTTGACCTTAACTAAACCATCTTCATTATTACCGAATAAAGGATTAATATAAATGCCTTTCATTCCATAAAGATTTTTGGCATTCACCCGTGAAGCGGGCCGATGGCGATCAAACAAATCAAAAAATGGGAGCATGAGCTCGGACAAATTGCCGTCCATAAGGTGCCAGTGAATCATCGGCATATTGATATTCATCAAATGAATGGCCCACATTGGACTATAATCACCACTCCACAAGCCCGTTAAATGAACGGGTAGACCGCCTTTTCTAGAGCCTACAATGGATAAGTAGCGGCCCATGGCCCACATGCGTTCAACTAGAGCTTTTTCAAGTTTGAGTTCACGAGCCTCCGCAATTAAGGCTTCGTTACTTAGTGCCCTTTCTGACTGAGATGCATGTAGGTTTAAAGAGGCCGAATTAAAGAGCCCTTGATGAGCGAGTAAGTGAGGTGTGATGAAAGAATTATAATCTCCCTTTAACTTATAGAGATCTCTAGTGATGCGGTCAATAGCTTCTTTGCCATCGACTGAATGGAAAGTTTTTACTGCGACTAAAGCATGAGTCGCATTTTCGATTCTAATATGATCCAGTTTTTGAACGACTTGGCCATCATGGGAAATGACTCGTGCAACCGCACCAAAATCTTTTAAAGCCGAAGTCGTGTGGGCATTATGAGCGGTGTATTGGACGTGCCCTGCAAAATCAATATTGATTTGTGGTTTAAACTCCTTTGAATTGCTACCTTGAGCATTTTTTGGATTGTGTAAGCCAAGGTGAACGCCGAAGTTTAAGCGGCCTTTTTTATCTGCTTCAAGTTTAACAAAAAGTATATCTTTACTTTCTCCGACACGTGAAATGAATGCTTTACGACTATAATTGACGCCCTCATTGGACCATTGTGTAAGGGTCTCAGAGCGCTCTAGATCGAGGCTACGCTTATAATTTTTGTAATCAGGAGCATCAGTACTTAAGACCAAATCGCCAATAGCTAAGGGGGAACCCACGCGTCCTTTATATTTTGAGTCTTTAATCATTTGGCGATAAATCTGATTGGCGTCAACAAAATTTCCACTAGCCTGTAATGAACGAACTTTTTGTAGTTGTGCTGAAACATCGGGGAAGTTTTTTGGGCTATTCTGATGACGCCAGTGACGGGCATCTTGCAACATGAAACGAGCTTCTTGAACATCGCCGTAAACCATTCCGCCTAACTGGCCACTGCCAATGGGGTAGGCGTCCCGCCAGTGATCTTTGTATTCAGTGCCTTTAAATGGGCCAGAAGTCCAATTGGCAGCGTGCTCACTATTTAGGATATAAGCAGGAGTGCTACTGGGAGCTAAAAAAGTTTTTTGAATCTCTTTTGGGATATCGCCAATACGCTTCAGCTTGAGTGCGCGAATATTAAGGGCTTCCCATTGATTACGATGAGGGTTTAAAGAAAGTGTATTAAGTCCCTGTTTAAGTTGAATGACAGCCAATTTAGTGGGTGTAAACTTATCGTATGAGCCTGTGCCCTTTAAATGGACCATGACTTTGTCGTCATTATAATTGAGGTACAAGCCTGAGTGTTTAGCAATAGAAGCGACTTCAGACCACACTTCGTAAAGTCCTGCTTCGTCAGCCAAAAACTTCCACGAGGCCCAAGAATCGGCCTTAGACCAATACGCAAAATGGTTTTCATCAGTACCCTTTGCAATTCCCAAGGGACCATTGTTAGGATTTCCGACCTGGCTTTGCTCTGGCTGTAGAGTGATTTGGTTTTGAGCATGACTCATATTCGTTGTAGCGAACAGCAGACAGCTTAAAATTTGAAAGCATGTTAAGTTTTTCAATTTATATATTTCCTTATGTGTGTTTGAATATTTTAGCGATCGAAAAGTAACCAGCCATAAGTCTCTTGGTCAGGCCATCGATAATGATTGAGTGTAGTGCTTTGTACTACCGTGTTAGTTTTGAAACTCACCGAGCCGTCAAGATAGAGCACATTGTAGCGCAGACCTTTGTGATTATAAGGACCCGACCAAGGAGGTGTGAAGTGATCTGCTGCAATACTTAAAGTACCTGAGTCAGTAGATTGGGGGGGATCTCCATTGGAAGAGCCATTAGCACCGTAACTACGACGGTAATAATAAGACATGTCAACCCAACCGTTAAGATTATTGAAGCCACGTGTGGCATCGATGTCAATATCAGAGGAATCTTCTGTCGGGCAATAGTAGATTTCACCCGAAGTTATGTACGATTCCTCGTATAAATGTCCGAGTCCATACCATTGATGCGTACCTGTCCAGATTGAGCCATTTCCCGCTGAACCAGTGGGATGATTAGGTGGCAGTAAATTATGTGCATTATCGGCATAATTCATGGTGGCAATCCCTAACATTTTTAAATTGTTGGTACAACCTGCTTCTTTTGCTTTAGTTCGTGCTTTCCCTAAGACGGGAAGTAGTAGCGAAGCTAAGATACCAATGATCGCAATGACGACGAGAAGTTCAATGAGTGTAAAGTGCGGCTTTTTCATGATAAAATGGTCCTTTATCTATATTTATAAACTGAGGTACGCAGATCAAATCTTGTTTTTTGACAATAAGAACGAAAAAATGTAAAGTATTTATTACTTAAGGTGAATTACTCGTCAGATCGACACGGGCAATGGCGTATTGATATCTAAGAGTGCTAGGGGCCGAGTCTTTAGTTCGTGTCAGCATAATCGTGACACCACACATTTGTTGAGACATGATAAAACCCAAAACTAGAGTTTCGGCGCCTACACTCTTGTTTTATTCTAATACAAAAATGTTGTGATCCATAATAAAAGTTATAAAATATGTTATATTTATGTTTCGAAAGGCTGTCATCTTACGTGTACATATTCTGATGAGCCTATAGCTTACTGACTTACAATTTATTAGGAGATACCATGAGATTAAAAAACTTTATTTTTTCAGCTTTGGCACTGGCTAGTGTTGCGACTTTCGCAAATGAAGACAAAAACGCCAAAATTAAACAGATTAATCAAGAGATCCAAACTTTACAAGAAGGATCAAAGGCTAAGAAAAAACCATCCAAGGCGACCAAGCAGAAAATCAGTTTACTAAAAGCGAATAAAAAAGTCATTGAGAAAGAAGCTGAGCTCAATAAAATGTTTTCTGCTTTTGATGTCGTTAAATCAAAGTCTCCTAGAAAAGTTTTAATTTATTCGCGAACAACTGGTTTCCGTCATGGCTCAATCGAAATGGGTGCGGTCCTACTGCAACAACTCGGTGATAAAACGGGTGCTTATACGTCCGTACATACAGAAGACGAAGCAATGTTTAATGATGCGGAACTCGCAAAATATGATGTTATTCTTATGCTGAGCACAACAAGGAATCCGATTGCGAGTCCTAAAGCACGTGCAGCTTTTGAGAAATTCATGGCTTCGGATAAAGGTTTAGTGGGCATTCACGCTGCGACTGATTGTCATAAAGATTGGCCTAATTACCTCGAAGCCATGGGCGGTATTTTTGATGGTCACCCTTGGGGCGGAGGCGATAAAGTCACAATTTACAATGAAGATCCCGATCATGTTTGTGCAAAAATGGTACCACAAGGTTTTGTGATCCAAGACGAGATCTACCAATATAAAGATGACAAGTATTTCACTCGTGATAAAATGCGCGTTCTTTTAAGCCTTGATTTATCTGGCCCTAATATGATGAAGAATAAGAAGAAAATGAAGCGCAAAGATAATGATTACGCTGTTTCATGGTTGAGATCTTTTACGGGATCAAAAGTCTTTTATACTAACCTCGGTCATAATGATGCAACTTTTATGAATCCAGTAGCGATGCAACATATCCTCACGGGTATTCAGTATGCAGCGGGCGATATCGAAGCTGATGCCACTCCAAGTGCAAAGCTCGGTAAGTTCCCTAAGGCAGTTAAGTAAAGCTGACTTAGCATTAGTAAGTTTCAAAAAAAGCGTTTCCCTTTAGGGAAGCGCTTTTTTATTGTGAGAAGACTCGTAGGTTTAGGAAAATATTGTTAAGCTCTAGATTAGCTTTAAAAATGTATTAAAGGTTTATAGCGGAGATTATTGATGTCAGACAAGTTGAAAGTTAAGCGTGATTTAGTAGACTTTTTTGATGAGGCATTGGAGCCCCATCAAGGAGAGCTATATAAGCAGCTTAGTACTTGTGAAACACGCTATGAATTTTCAAATGATCTCGGCGAAGGAGGAATGAAGAAAATTATTCTCGTTCAGGATAAGCTCACAGGTCGTCAAGTAGCCAAAGCTCTTTTGAAAAAGAATGCCGATAGTCAAGCAATTGAGCGATTTTTGCGGGAAGCGCGAATCCATGCGATGCTTGAGCATCCCAATATTGTTCCCATTCACGATGTGGGTATAGATGAAAATGGCGATGCATATTTCACCATGAAAGTTATTCACGGTAAAAATTTGAAGGAAATCCTAAATGACATAAAAGCTGGTAATAGTTTTTTAGATCTTAATGCTTTATTAGACATCTTTGTCAAAATTTGTGATGCCATTTCCTACGCTCATTCATTGGATATAGTCCATATGGATTTGAAACCAGAAAACATTCAGATTAGTCAATTTGGGGAAGTATTGGTTTGTGATTGGGGTTTAGCTAGAAACCTAAAAGTCAAAGATGAAGTACAAGATGAATATTTAAAGACAGATGAGCTTTTAGGATCTTTTGTTACAATGGATGGCGTAGTAAGAGGTACGCCAGGTTACATGTCACCAGAGCAAGCCGAGGGTGCAATTTCTCGAAGTGGTAAGCATTCCGATGTTTACTCAATGGGCGCGCTTTTATATTCTATTTTGACTTTAGAGAGTCCAGGGACTGGAACCGTTGAAGAGGTCTTAGAGCAAACTATATCAGGAGATATTTTAAGTTCGGGCAAAATAAAAAAATCAGTGGCCTCTGCTCTGAAAGCTATTTGCTGTAAAGCGATGAATCTAAAAATAGAGGATCGTTATGAAGATGTGGAAAGCCTTAAAAAAGATATGCTGTCTTATCTGCATGGGTTTTCCACTAGTGCCGAAACCATTGGTTTTAGTGGTCAAATAAAACTGCTAGTTAAGCGCAATAAGATGAGCTTTACACTCATTAGTTTTTTTAGTACAGTCCTTTTGATAGCGGGACTAATATTTTTGTGGTCTTTAAAAGAAAGCGAAAATCAGGCACGTGAAGCAGAAGAATCAGCCCGGAAATCTGAAGCTGAAGCAAAAAATCACTTAGAGAAGTGGCAGAAATCGGAGGGTTTGAAGCAGCTTATTGCTGGAGAATCTATGAATAAAGTGATGCATTTAGCTCAAGATGCACTGCATACTTATGACTTTGAAAAGGGTGTGGACCTCGCAAATACAGCATTAGAACTCGATGAGAATTTGAATCAAGCGCATGCAATAATGGGCTACTTACAATTAAGTTTATTTGAATTTAAGTCAGCTCTAAGATCTTTTGATAAATCAGGTAAAGTACAAGATCACAAAGCGGTAAAAGCCTGTGGGATTTTTATAGAGAAATTTGGCGATCGTAAGAATTTAGATTTCGAAGAAATAATCTGGATGGCAGAATATTATGCTTCTACCGAGATGAATCAAATGCTCAATGAGCATACCTTTAGCCCTAAACTGGATTTTTTATCTCTTAATCAGAGAAGGGTTTATGCAAAGGTCGTTTT from Lentisphaera profundi harbors:
- a CDS encoding glycosyl hydrolase family 95 catalytic domain-containing protein; this translates as MKNLTCFQILSCLLFATTNMSHAQNQITLQPEQSQVGNPNNGPLGIAKGTDENHFAYWSKADSWASWKFLADEAGLYEVWSEVASIAKHSGLYLNYNDDKVMVHLKGTGSYDKFTPTKLAVIQLKQGLNTLSLNPHRNQWEALNIRALKLKRIGDIPKEIQKTFLAPSSTPAYILNSEHAANWTSGPFKGTEYKDHWRDAYPIGSGQLGGMVYGDVQEARFMLQDARHWRHQNSPKNFPDVSAQLQKVRSLQASGNFVDANQIYRQMIKDSKYKGRVGSPLAIGDLVLSTDAPDYKNYKRSLDLERSETLTQWSNEGVNYSRKAFISRVGESKDILFVKLEADKKGRLNFGVHLGLHNPKNAQGSNSKEFKPQINIDFAGHVQYTAHNAHTTSALKDFGAVARVISHDGQVVQKLDHIRIENATHALVAVKTFHSVDGKEAIDRITRDLYKLKGDYNSFITPHLLAHQGLFNSASLNLHASQSERALSNEALIAEARELKLEKALVERMWAMGRYLSIVGSRKGGLPVHLTGLWSGDYSPMWAIHLMNINMPMIHWHLMDGNLSELMLPFFDLFDRHRPASRVNAKNLYGMKGIYINPLFGNNEDGLVKVNSPHLLHMIGNNAWVAQHYWDYYTFTMDKKFLAERAVPLMEESALFYEDFLVENKDGFYDISPSNSPENSPHNAQGTRLFPNRHIDTHKNSTWEYAAIREMFTNLVEASQILNINSQQIPKWEKMISKLRPYEINAQGGVREWLTDGFYDNPAHRHLTHLYPIMPGYEINKEDTDPKLFNAFVQSSHNRLDAGLESQSAWSLLHNANVLARGGDADKAYQALKWLAASSILENLLTTHNDWRESGYTMNQAPIFQIESNMGWVSAVQEMIFTSRPGVLKLLPALPSDWSEGEIKGMRGRGAIDIDQLSWSKEGSKITLKLQSPHAQELSIILPKKISSLKLQGKIHSFADKRISINLEAGQVYSFEITL
- a CDS encoding type II secretion system protein, coding for MKKPHFTLIELLVVIAIIGILASLLLPVLGKARTKAKEAGCTNNLKMLGIATMNYADNAHNLLPPNHPTGSAGNGSIWTGTHQWYGLGHLYEESYITSGEIYYCPTEDSSDIDIDATRGFNNLNGWVDMSYYYRRSYGANGSSNGDPPQSTDSGTLSIAADHFTPPWSGPYNHKGLRYNVLYLDGSVSFKTNTVVQSTTLNHYRWPDQETYGWLLFDR
- a CDS encoding ThuA domain-containing protein codes for the protein MRLKNFIFSALALASVATFANEDKNAKIKQINQEIQTLQEGSKAKKKPSKATKQKISLLKANKKVIEKEAELNKMFSAFDVVKSKSPRKVLIYSRTTGFRHGSIEMGAVLLQQLGDKTGAYTSVHTEDEAMFNDAELAKYDVILMLSTTRNPIASPKARAAFEKFMASDKGLVGIHAATDCHKDWPNYLEAMGGIFDGHPWGGGDKVTIYNEDPDHVCAKMVPQGFVIQDEIYQYKDDKYFTRDKMRVLLSLDLSGPNMMKNKKKMKRKDNDYAVSWLRSFTGSKVFYTNLGHNDATFMNPVAMQHILTGIQYAAGDIEADATPSAKLGKFPKAVK
- a CDS encoding serine/threonine-protein kinase codes for the protein MSDKLKVKRDLVDFFDEALEPHQGELYKQLSTCETRYEFSNDLGEGGMKKIILVQDKLTGRQVAKALLKKNADSQAIERFLREARIHAMLEHPNIVPIHDVGIDENGDAYFTMKVIHGKNLKEILNDIKAGNSFLDLNALLDIFVKICDAISYAHSLDIVHMDLKPENIQISQFGEVLVCDWGLARNLKVKDEVQDEYLKTDELLGSFVTMDGVVRGTPGYMSPEQAEGAISRSGKHSDVYSMGALLYSILTLESPGTGTVEEVLEQTISGDILSSGKIKKSVASALKAICCKAMNLKIEDRYEDVESLKKDMLSYLHGFSTSAETIGFSGQIKLLVKRNKMSFTLISFFSTVLLIAGLIFLWSLKESENQAREAEESARKSEAEAKNHLEKWQKSEGLKQLIAGESMNKVMHLAQDALHTYDFEKGVDLANTALELDENLNQAHAIMGYLQLSLFEFKSALRSFDKSGKVQDHKAVKACGIFIEKFGDRKNLDFEEIIWMAEYYASTEMNQMLNEHTFSPKLDFLSLNQRRVYAKVVLKLQSPKLKVINFEATELICDWENLTDINALYKTGITELDMRHSKIKSNVIAIKGLPLRKLVWPRSNPGEHFITIQKCEDLEELYLPSEFKSTIDLTIVPKSVRVFFY